The nucleotide sequence ACCACCCAACTCAAACCCACACTCGGCACACTCCATTTATGGGGCATTGCCGTCGGCCTGGTGATTTCCGGCGAATACTTCGGCTGGAGTTACGGCTGGGGCACCGCAGGGACGCTCGGATTTCTGGTCACCGCGCTGATGGTGGCGCTGATGTACACCTGTTTCATCTTCAGTTTTACCGAACTGACCACCGCGATTCCCCATGCGGGTGGGCCGTTTGCCTACAGCCGGCGGGCCTTCGGTGAGAAAGGCGGCTTGATCGCCGGGATCGCCACGCTGATCGAATTCGTCTTTGCGCCACCGGCCATCGCCATGGCCATCGGCGCTTACCTGAACGTGCAGTTTCCGGAGCTGGACCCCAAGGTCGCGGCGGTCGGCGCCTACTTCGTCTTCATGACCCTGAACATCCTCGGCGTCAGCATCGCCGCGGCGTTCGAGCTGGTGGTCACCGTGCTGGCGGTGGCCGAATTGCTGGTGTTCATGGGCGTGGTTGCACCGGGCTTCAGCTTCAGCAACTTCGTGCTCAACGGCTGGTCCGGTTCCAATGAGTTCACCATGGCCTCGATCCCGGGCATTTTCGCGGCAATCCCCTTCGCGATCTGGTTCTTCCTCGCCATCGAAGGCGCGGCCATGGCCGCCGAAGAAGCCAAGGACCCGAAACGCACGATTCCACGCGCCTATGTCAGCGGCATCCTGACCCTGGTGTTCCTGGCCATCGGCGTGATGATCATGGCCGGCGGCGTCGGCGACTGGCGGCAACTGTCGAACATCAACGACCCGCTGCCCCAGGCCATGAAGGCCGTGGTCGGCAACAATTCGACCTGGATGCACATGCTGGTGTGGATCGGCCTGTTCGGTCTGGTGGCGAGTTTCCACGGAATCATCCTCGGCTACTCGCGGCAGTTCTTCGCCCTGGCCCGGGCCGGCTACCTGCCCCGGGGCCTGGCGAAACTGTCGCGCTTCCAGACCCCGCACCGGGCGATCCTGGCCGGCGGCGTCATCGGCATCGCGGCGATCTACAGCGATGGCCTGGTGAACCTGCAGGGCATGAGCCTGACGGCGGCGATGATCACCATGTCGGTGTTCGGCGCCATCGTGATGTACATCATCAGCATGCTCAGCCTGTTCCGCTTGCGTAAGGTCGAACCGAACCTGGAACGCACCTTCCGCGCCCCGGGCTATCCGATCGTGCCGGGCATCGCGCTGTTCCTGGCCGTGGTGTGCCTGGTGGCGATGGCCTGGTTCAACACCCTGATCGGCCTGGTGTTCCTCGCCTTCATGATCGTCGGCTACCTGTACTTCCAACTGACCGCCAAACAACGCTCCGCTGCCCCGGCGGACGCTATGCTCACAGGTATCTGACATTGCACCGGCGCCGGGCCGAGTGGCCGGCGCCTGCCTTATAGAAGTGCACGCAGAACCTGCTGGGGGACTGAGTTCTTTGTCTGAACGCAAGTCCCCCTGTGGGAGCGAGCCTGCTCGCGATAGCGGTGTATCAGTCAACTAGTGTTTTACTGACACTCCGCTATCGCGAGCAGGCTCGCTCCCACAGGGTTCGGTGGTGTACTTGAGTGATTGAGAGAACCAGGAGGACCCCGCCCCATGGCCGCATTCGCCCATTCCGTCGGCGCCCAGACCTATCGCTTCGACAGCCTCAAAGACCTGATGGCCAAGGCCAGCCCGGCGCGCTCCGGGGATTTCCTCGCCGGCGTCGCGGCGCTCAACGATGGCGAGCGCGTGGCTGCACAGATGGCCCTGGCTGACTTGCCTCTCAGCCATTTCCTGCAAGAAATGCTGATTCCCTACGAAGTCGACGAAGTCACCCGGCTGATCGTCGACACCCACGACAAACAAGCTTTCGCCACCGTCAGCCACCTCACGGTCGGCGGCTTTCGCGACTGGCTGCTCAGCGACGCTGCCGATGAACACAGTCTAAGAGCCCTGGCCCCCGGGCTGACTCCGGAAATGGTCGCCGCCGTGTCGAAAATCATGCGCGTGCAGGACCTGGTGCTGGTGGCGCAGAAAATCCGCGTGGTGACGAAATTCCGTGGCACCCTCGGCCTGCGCGGACGCCTTTCCACACGTCTACAACCCAACCATCCCACCGACGAACCGGCCGGGATCGCCGCGAGCATCCTCGACGGCCTGCTCTACGGCAATGGCGACGCCATGATCGGCATCAACCCGGCCACCGACAGCACGGCCTCGATCTGCGCCATGCTGGAAATGCTCGACGCCATCATCCAGCGCTACGACATCCCTACCCAAGGCTGCGTGCTGACCCACGTCACCACCTCCATCGAAGCGGCCAACCGTGGCGTGCCCCTGGACCTGGTGTTCCAGTCCATCGCCGGCACCGAAGCGGCCAACGCCAGTTTCGGTATCAACCTCAATGTATTGAAAGAAGGCTACGACGCCGGGCTGAGCCTCAATCGCGGCACCCTCGGCAAGAACCTGATGTATTTCGAAACCGGCCAGGGCAGCGCCCTGTCGGCCAACGCCCACCACGGCGTCGATCAACAGACCTGCGAGACCCGGGCCTACGCCGTGGCCCGCCATTTCAACCCGTTCCTGGTGAACACGGTTGTAGGATTCATCGGCCCGGAATACCTGTACAACGGCAAACAGATCATCCGCGCCGGCCTCGAAGACCACTTCTGCGGCAAGCTGCTGGGCGTGCCGATGGGCTGCGACATCTGCTACACCAACCACGCCGAAGCCGACCAGGACGACATGGACACCCTGCTGACTCTGCTGGGCGTGGCCGGGATCAACTTCATCATGGGCATTCCCGGCTCCGACGACATCATGCTCAACTACCAGACCACTTCGTTCCACGACGCCCTCTATGCCCGCCAAACCCTGGGCCTGAAACCGGCACCGGAATTCGAGCAATGGCTGGCGAACATGGGCATCTTCACCCAGGCCGACGGCCGGGTGCGGTTCGGCGACAACCTGCCTCCGGCGTTTCGTCACGCCTTGGCTCACTTGGGATGAGTGACCTGACGATGGACAAGAAAACAGTCGATTCGCAAAACCCCTGGCTCGAACTGCGCCGCCTGACCCCGGCGCGCATCGCCCTCGGCCGCACTGGCACCAGCCTGCCGACCCAGGCGCAACTGGACTTCCAATACGCCCACGCCCAGGCGCGGGATGCGGTGCACCTGGCGTTTGACCACCAGGGCATTCGCGCACAACTGACCGAACGCGGCCGCAACAGCCTCCTGCTCCACAGCGCCGCCAGCGACCGCAACAGCTACCTGCAGCGCCCGGACCTGGGCCGGCGCCTGGACGAAGCCTCGGTGCAGGCGCTGGACGATTACGCAGCGGCCCATCCCGGTGGCGTGGGCCTGGCCATTGTGGTGGCCGACGGCCTGTCGGCGCTGGCGGTGCATCGCCATACCTTGCCGTTCCTGGCGCGGCTGGAAGAACAGATCGCCGTCGATGGCTGGTCGGTTTCGCCGGTCATCCTGGTGGAACAAGGCCGGGTCGCCGTGGCCGATGAAGTGGCTGAACGCCTTGGGGCCAAAATGTCGGTGATCCTGATCGGCGAACGCCCCGGCCTCAGCTCGCCCGACAGCCTGGGCCTGTATTTCACCTACAACCCCAAGGTCGGCCTGACCGACGCCTATCGCAACTGCATCTCCAACGTCCGGCTCGAAGGCCTGAGCTACGGCATGGCGGCCCATCGCCTGGTCTACCTGATGCGCGAGGCCTGTCGCAGGCAGCTCTCGGGGGTCAATTTGAAGGACGAAGCCCAGGTTCACACTCTTGAGTCGGAAAACGGTGCCTATATGAAAGGTAATTTCCTACTGATGCCGCCCCAAAGCTGATCCGTATAGCCAATTGCGTTTTTGGTCCGCTTTCAGGCAGCATCAAAAGCACGGCAGAGCGCCGTTGTTGTCAGACTTTGTGTCGACCTTTGTAAACGAGACCTGCCATGCGGATTATTCAAGCGACCCTGGAACACCTGGACCTGCTGACCCCATTGTTCGTCAAATACCGGGAATTCTATGGCTCGCTGCCATACCCGGACTCGTCCCGGGCCTTTCTCGAAAAGCGCCTGCGCCGCAAGGAATCGGTGATCTACCTGGCCTTGCCCGATGACGACGACAGCAAACTGCTGGGCTTCTGCCAGCTCTACCCGAGCTTCTCGTCGCTGTCCCTCAAGCGCGTGTGGATCCTCAACGACATCTACGTCGCCGAGGATGCCCGCCGCCAACTGGTGGCCGACCACCTGATCCGCACCGCGAAAAAAATGGCCAAGGAAACCAACGCCGTCCGCATGCGCGTCTCCACCAGCAGCAACAACGAAGTGGCTCAGAAAACCTACGAGTCCATCGGTTTCAAGGAAGACACCGAGTTCAAGAACTACGTGCTGCCGATCGGCGAAGATTTCACCTGAACGCCTTGTGGCAAAGGATTAGGTAGCCCCCCCTGTGGCGAGGGGATTTATCCCCGCTGGGCTGCGAAGCAGCCCCAAAACCTATGCATGCGGTAAATCAGGCTGATCGAGTCAGGCTTTACAGGGGGGCGCTTCGCACCCCAGCGGGGATAAATCCCCTCGCCACAGAACTCACTCAGTTCAAATATCTTCAAGCCTCAAATAACACTGCACAATTCGAAACCCCCAGCAACAAACTCAACACGCCCATCACATTCCACCCCGTATAATCCCGATCTTCCCGGCTTGTAAGAAAAAGCTACAAACCCAGTAGCCCGACTCAAAGCCAGACCCACACGCCCCTCAGGCCGTCATCACAGGTGTATTGCATGGATTTCAATCCCCTCGACCTCATTCTCCATCTCGATGTGTACCTCGACATGCTGGTGACCAACTACGGCACGTGGGTCTACGCCATCCTCTTCCTGGTGATCTTCTGTGAAACCGGCCTAGTGGTAACCCCCTTCCTGCCCGGTGATTCGCTGCTGTTCATCGCCGGCGCGGTGGCCGCCGGCGGCGCCATGGACCCACTCCTGCTGGGCGGCCTGCTGATGCTGGCGGCGATCCTCGGGGACAGCACCAACTACCTCATCGGCCGCACCGCAGGCGAGAAGCTGTTCAGCAACCCCAACTCGAAAATCTTCCGCCGCGACTACCTGCAACAAACCCACGACTTCTACGACAAGCACGGCGGCAAGACCGTGACCCTGGCGCGCTTCCTGCCGATCATCCGCACCTTCGCGCCCTTCGTCGCCGGCGTGGGGAAAATGCCCTACGCGCGCTTCTTCGGCTTCAGCGTCCTCGGCACCATCCTCTGGGTCGGCGGCCTGGTGACCCTCGGCTACTTCTTTGGCAACGTACCCTTCATCAAGAAAAACCTGTCGCTGCTGGTGGTGGGCATCATCCTGGTGTCGCTGCTGCCGATGATCATCAGCCTGGTCCGCAGCAAACTAGGCCAGCGCGCCTCGAAAGCCTGATCGCCCATGTGGTCCCTAAGCAACTGGCGCCGCCAACGCACCCTCGCCAAGTATCCCGTGGCCGAGGACACCTGGCAGCGGGTGCGCCATCACCTGAGCCTCCTCGACGGCATCAGCGCCGCCGAGGACCAGTGGCTGCGTGAAGCCTGCGTGCTGTTTCTGCAAGACAAACACCTGACCGCCCTGCCCGGCGTCGAACTGCATCAGGAACAACGCCTGCTGCTCGCCGCCCAGGCCCAGTTGCCGCTGATGCACCTGGGCGAGCTGAATTGGTACCAGGGCTTCCACGAAATCGTCCTCTACCCCGACGACTTCCTCAGCCCCCAACGCCATCGCGACGCCAGCGGCATCGAACACGAATGGGACGGCGAACACAGCGGCGAAGCCTGGCCCCAAGGCCCGATCATCCTGGCCTGGGACGGCGTGCTCGCCAGCGGGGGCTGGGACGGCTACAACCTGGTGATCCACGAACTGGCGCACAAACTCGACATGCTCAACGGCGACGCCAACGGCCTGCCGCCGCTGCACGCCGACATGCGCGTCAGCGACTGGGCCGAGGCCATGCAACAAGCCTTCGACGACCTCAACCGCCAACTGGACCATAACCCGGACGCCGAAACCGTCATCGACCCCTACGCCGCGGAAAACCCGGCGGAGTTTTTCGCCGTCACCAGCGAATACTTCTTCAGTGCCCCAGACCTGCTGCACCAGGCCTACCCAAAGGTCTATGCACAACTCAAGGCGTTTTACCGCCAGGATCCTTTGGCGCGGCTGCGGCAACGTCAGGCCGAAGATCCGGTCTATCAGGCGTCATACCAAAGTCTCTAAGACCGTGGATACGTGGCAACAGCGGCTGAATATGCCTATAATCGCCGCCACTTTTGGTCAATCCGACCAGCCTTTTGGTCAACTAACGGGGGCACCGCCCAATGAGTTACAGCAAGATTCCGGCTGGCAAAGACCTGCCGAACGACATCTACGTTGCGATCGAAATTCCGGCCAACCACGCCCCGATCAAATACGAAATCGACAAGGACAGCGATTGCCTGTTCGTTGACCGTTTCATGGCCACCCCAATGTTCTACCCGGCCAACTACGGTTACATCCCCAACACCCTGGCCGACGACGGCGACCCCCTCGACGTGCTGGTCGTGACCCCTTACCCGGTTGCCCCAGGCTCGGTCATCCGCGCCCGCCCAGTCGGCATCCTGAACATGACCGACGACGGCGGCGGCGATGCCAAAGTCATCGCAGTGCCACACGACAAACTGTCGCAACTGTACGTCGACGTGAAGGAATACACCGACCTGCCAGCGCTGCTGATCCAGCAGATCGAGCACTTCTTCGCGAACTACAAAGACCTCGAAAAAGGCAAATGGGTGAAAATCGAAGGCTGGGCCGGTGCTGACGCCGCCCGCGAAGCGATCACCAAGTCGGTTGCCGCCTACAAAGGCTGAGACTGATATAAAGAAGAACCCCGGTTTGCACCGGGGTTTTTTTATGCCTTAATAGCACTTAATACGAGGTTGTATTAATAACGTTTAACCACGTTTAGCCCGCGCCTTTCAAATCCTGCAAACGGAAAGATCGTCTTATATATTTGCACGACATGTTTATTGCCGAAAACACAGTCGGCCCTAAACTTTCCGTTTATGAAAATACTTTCCAGTGGCGACCGCTTCCGAGCCCTTCTAAAAGAAGCGAATATCCGATCCGCCGACTTCGCGAAGTTATACGGCGTGAAATCCCAACACGTGAACAATTGGTTCAACCGTGGCATCCCGCCCGGTCGAATCCACAGCATTGCCGGCCTGCTGACCGTCAGCCCGCAATGGCTCGCCCACGGCGAAGGCCCACAAACCCCGCTGGGCCTCGGCCCCGGCACCACCTATGACGCCGCCGAAGTCCAGGGCGTCTACAGCGTGGCGGAAACCCAGGACATCGAACTGCCCTTCTACACAGAAGCCCCCATCGCCACGGGCAGCAGCAAAACCCACATCACCGAAATCCCCGACCAATCCATCCGCCTGCCCCGCAGCCACCTAGAATCCCTGGAAATAAACCCCAGCGACGCCATCTGCACCACCATGGTCGGCGACAGCATGGCCGAACGCATCGAAGACGGCTCCATCCTCGCCATCGACCGCGGCCTGACCCAAGTCATCGACGGCCAGATCTACGCCCTCGAACACGACGGCATGCTGCGCATCAAATACCTCCACCGAATCCCCGGCAACCGCCTACGCCTGCGCAGCCACAACAGCACTGCCTACCCGGACGAAGTCTTCAGCGCCGAACAGATCGACGCGCAAAACATCAGGGTGCTGGGCTGGGTGTTCTGGTGGTCGACCCTTAACAAGCAGCGACCACAGGTGTTCGATTGAGCCCCGGACTAAAGGACAGTAGCCAGCGCTTCTTGCCTGAAGGAGATTACTTGTACCAAGGATTGTCTGTGCCAAGAAGATTCCCTGTGGCGAGGGGATTCATCCCCGCTGGGCTGCAAAGCAGCCCCCGCTTTTCCCTCGAATCACCGGTAACCCAATGATTCCACACCACTTACCACTGGGATTCTGAAGCAAACCCGCGTATCCTCCGCCCCACATTTGCGAGCCCATGCCTCGCACCGACAAGGCAGATCACTTTCTGACCAAGTCCCACAGCCGGCCGCAAGAGCCGGATGTACGTTTTGAAGGCTGGTGAGGTTTGTCAAAAACGAGCTGAGTCAGTCAACGGGGAGCCGGCCATAAGCCGGCTTTTTTATGTCTGAAGGCCGCAGAATGCGGGCTTGAAACGATATGCCATCTTTGACTCCCCCCGATCACTGAGTAGCTGCCGCTTCATCGCCTCGATATCTATGACGCAGGCCGGCGGCGCTCGGTCAAATGCTGCCAAGGGTTACAGTACAACCAAATCAGCCATTATAGATCTCGACTTAGGTGTTTGACTGCATAAACTGAGAGCAGCTTTAGAGTCTTGCGTCGTCTTATACAAGGAAGCAGGTTATGACGGACTCGGGCATGTCACATGCAAACAACCATCCAACTAGGAGAACTATTCGCTAAAGGCTTTAACCTCGAGAGCACAGACCTTAACAGGGAAGCTCGTTTTAAGTCTGCATGCAACGAAAAGACTGAATGAAGATCTGCATGTCATGCGACTCGTAGCGATGTTTGCTCACTAAGTGAGAGGCTAGACAAGGTCTATAGGCGACTACGACCGGTGCCAACTCGTTTGGTGGAGCATCAACCGTACCTCCAATTTATCTGCCTTTGAATCGATGAACCAAGTTTCGGACAACGATCAACTCTAATAGCTAGAAGCGCTTGTTTTGGCCAGAGCCCAGACCATTCAAATTTCTTTACACTGAAGTTTCCATGCCAAACCACCGAAAACTTAATAGCCCAGCGATACGAGCAACGCCTCAATTTTTTCAGCAACTAGCGTTGTCGATCCGGGCAAAAAAGGTAATCCACCGATTTCTACTTGCCCAATGCTCTTGCAAAACCTGTGGGAGCGATAAGCCTCCTCGTAGGGGTATGGAAAAAGCACCACAGCGCCAGTAACCACGCCTTGTAGGTACTTATCTGGATGCATCGGATGGGGGATAGCAATCGCGTCCCGGTAACGGTGCATTGTGTTTACGTCATCTGTAGTAGGACCCGGACCACCATATTGAGCCATGTAGTCTCGATCAAATTGAATTCGATACTTGGCGTCGAAAATATAGAACTGGGTGTCGCTCGCAAACTGAATGACATTATCGGGTTTCTGGGCGATTGTAGGTAATCTGTTAAAGAGGCGATTGTAAACAAGGTAGAGAGGCTTCCCCGTGGCTTTATGGACAAACTTCATGGCCGACGACTTGCCCTTGGACAATGCGATGGTTGTCCGAAGCCGATTGACTTTGACCACTGACTGACTGACCAGATCGAATCGAACACGCAGAAGCGCGACAATTCTCAAGAAGCACCAGTACTCGTAAAGTAGCGAGGTTTCCTTCACTCCGATAGGAATAGTCTCTCCTGCGAAAGAGAGACCGCCATTGAGTAGGCGACAGAGCTTGTCGAATTTCGAATAAAGCGGATGCTTGTGGAAAACCATCGACTGGGGTTGTACAGGCATGACGACCTTAACTTGCCCAAGAAACGGAGTTTTGGACGCTGCTTCAAGTTGACGCTCCATGGATTTGAGCATCGGCCGGATTGAATCAAAGAACTTCCGATCAGAAAATCGGTCCGCATCTTCATCTCCCGATTCATCCTCCTTCGATAAGGCTCTGATGTTACGGTAGGTCGCGCTGATCAATGCTTTATAGTAACGGTTCTCTGGTGTGTCGAAGGTAATCGAGGCGACGCTCTCCTGGATTCTTCGCGGCAGCGCGATGTCGAGACTAGGGATCGCCGCGCCTCCGTTCTCTCGGCGCAATGCCTTCCCGATGGCCTGCCGTGAGACTCGGCGGGCACGCTCGGTATCCTTGCGCACAGCCTTGATCGCCAAGCCACTGTGTGGCTTCTTGGCTATCGCACTGGTCAGTTTAATAAACTCGTCAAAATGGGATTGAAGCAACGAAAACCACTCGACTAGGGTCGGGTAGTGGTCTCTCGCCGGAGCAGCCATGCCATAAGTTTTTGCGCTAGCCGCCATCGCCAGGTTGCGAAGCATCGACGAAACGTCTGAGCGCATTTGAACATAGTCGGTTCGGTAGTCAGCTTTGCGCGAGAAGACTTCTAGCCGAAGCTTTACCACACCGCTATTCGAGAAAACGAGCAGATCAACAAAGCCAACGTTATTTCCGAAGTTAAGTAAATGATGTTCGCTATCCTCACGCAGGCGACGAGCCTCGGCTCCAGGTGGCAGCCTCAGTACGGCAGCCGGGTCGCTTTTCTCGAAGTGAATATCATAGGCAACAGCCTCGAAAAAAAGCGGTTCGATCAACTCCCCAGGCGAAACAACACGCATTTTCCCAGTCTTGGCATCTAACACTTCAATCGCTACAGCACCGTCGGCTTCGATGGCGAATTGAGGTGAGACAGGAATAAACGGTGGTAGATTGGGCAGCTTGCCAATTACCTCTATCTTCCAGCCGAGCCCTGTAACTTGAAGCAGAAGCGGCATCAGGCGCCCCAATAACGGGTCGAACCGTCAAGATTGAGCAGTTCGGTCATACGCTCGACCTTCTGAACGCTCCGAGCTAGCGGACCGGAAAATTCGGCCAATACGCCATCCACGTCCTCTTGGGGTTCCGACCTTGCATTGAGCCAGGTAGCCAAACTCGTCAGTGCCTCTGCCAAGGCTTCGCCACTACCAGCCACCTTCGGTAAAATCTTCTGCAAGATACAGAAGTCCAATGCTGCGTAGCCGGTCAATATATCGGTGAGGTGAAGCTCGCGCCAAAAGTAAAGATATAAAAGAATCGCATCACGCGTGCGATATCCGAATTTTATGCCCGCTGGAGCCAAGATGTCTTGAATCTCGCTCAGAAGCAGGGCTATATGCTCAAAAAAATCTTGGTTAGCGGCATACACTTCCTGAACGGATATTGCATTCGATTCACGAATCGCAATAGCTGCAAGCTCGTCGAATGTATTGCTCCCTCCATTACTCCCACGTTGACTGGATGCGAAAGCAGTCAAGTCTGGATCGTCGAACTCGATTGTGAACGCTCGATCCAATACTTTCGGACTGAAAGTATGGGTCGTCTCGTCCATATTTGCAGTTCCCACAACACGGAGATTCGGTGGCAATCGAATGCCGCGCAACAGGTCGATATGCGGAGCGGACTGCCCCGGAATGTCATCGGGTAGCTCAATCGGAAGCTTATCGGTTGTAATCCCTTTACCGTCCCGGACACGCGTCTCAGCTACGCTCAGAAAGTCACTAAAATAGTGCTCGACGGGAGCAAGATTCATCTCATCGAGCAATGCAACCACAAGCTTTTGAGGGTTGTGCTTGGCCTCCAGCAAGCTGTCGATCAGCGCCCCTTTGATATATTTCGTGGGCGAAAGTGTCGGAACATAACCAAAAAGATCACTATTATCAGACCACTGCGGCTGTACAGGGATTGCATGAAAAAAGGAATTGGTCTGTTTCGCGAACTTACGTGGTAATAGGCTTTTACCGGTACCAGAAATACCCGAGAGTATCACAAGTGGGCTGACCGTCATTGCCAAGTAGAAGTTCGCAAGCTCAGCTACTGAAATCAGATAACCTTCGGACTCCATCGCCATTTGGATGCCAGTCAGCGATTCACCTATTGATCGTTTGCCGACTACCTGACTTTCCGAGGGTACTTTCATTCTCAGAACCAACTCAGGCCCGAATCGGTACTCAGCAGTTGGGCTTCCAGCCCGACTCTCTGATTGAGCTTTAGTCAACCCCCAGTTTTTTCAAGAAGTCCGGCACGGATTAACCGCGCAGGCTGATGCGGTCTCTTGGTACTCGGGATATCAATACCCTGAGGCATATTCTGCCAAATAACATCAGCCGGAAACTTAAAGTCCGGACCATACCTCTCGTGCATGGTTCGAACCGCGGCGCTAGCCATCTCAAAAATTTCGTCGTTCGTGAGCGACATCCGACCTCCCTTTATTTAAGCTTGCCCAAACTAGAACTCAACCTACCTTTGCCGCCGGCTTAGCGCTACCTGACGCCCCTGCTCTGAAGCCATCTAACTGTTCTGCCAGATGCATTGCAATTGCCTTGGACAACAAAGGTGGCACAGCCTCTCCAATCATGTCCATGCCCACTCCAACACGTACGGTATCCATGTCTTCGCTATCGGAAGTAATGAAGCGAAAATCGTCATCAAAGGATTGAAGTCGAGCAGCTTCACGCATGGTGATTCCGCGCATCTCGGTTGGATGCGTGTACCTTCCAGAGCCCAAAAAGTTAGCGTTCGCGGTGATGGTCAGAGAAGGTGAGTCCCAAGCCAAGCGAGAATAAGCGCTCCAGTAATAATCCTTGTAAAAAACCGGATTGATTGCTTTCGAGCGTTCGAGCTCGACCTGCGCTGCCTCTAACGAAATGCCCTTGGATCCCGACAGTTTTTTTATGGCGCTAG is from Pseudomonas sp. B21-056 and encodes:
- the eat gene encoding ethanolamine permease, which gives rise to MTTTTQLKPTLGTLHLWGIAVGLVISGEYFGWSYGWGTAGTLGFLVTALMVALMYTCFIFSFTELTTAIPHAGGPFAYSRRAFGEKGGLIAGIATLIEFVFAPPAIAMAIGAYLNVQFPELDPKVAAVGAYFVFMTLNILGVSIAAAFELVVTVLAVAELLVFMGVVAPGFSFSNFVLNGWSGSNEFTMASIPGIFAAIPFAIWFFLAIEGAAMAAEEAKDPKRTIPRAYVSGILTLVFLAIGVMIMAGGVGDWRQLSNINDPLPQAMKAVVGNNSTWMHMLVWIGLFGLVASFHGIILGYSRQFFALARAGYLPRGLAKLSRFQTPHRAILAGGVIGIAAIYSDGLVNLQGMSLTAAMITMSVFGAIVMYIISMLSLFRLRKVEPNLERTFRAPGYPIVPGIALFLAVVCLVAMAWFNTLIGLVFLAFMIVGYLYFQLTAKQRSAAPADAMLTGI
- a CDS encoding ethanolamine ammonia-lyase subunit EutB, with amino-acid sequence MAAFAHSVGAQTYRFDSLKDLMAKASPARSGDFLAGVAALNDGERVAAQMALADLPLSHFLQEMLIPYEVDEVTRLIVDTHDKQAFATVSHLTVGGFRDWLLSDAADEHSLRALAPGLTPEMVAAVSKIMRVQDLVLVAQKIRVVTKFRGTLGLRGRLSTRLQPNHPTDEPAGIAASILDGLLYGNGDAMIGINPATDSTASICAMLEMLDAIIQRYDIPTQGCVLTHVTTSIEAANRGVPLDLVFQSIAGTEAANASFGINLNVLKEGYDAGLSLNRGTLGKNLMYFETGQGSALSANAHHGVDQQTCETRAYAVARHFNPFLVNTVVGFIGPEYLYNGKQIIRAGLEDHFCGKLLGVPMGCDICYTNHAEADQDDMDTLLTLLGVAGINFIMGIPGSDDIMLNYQTTSFHDALYARQTLGLKPAPEFEQWLANMGIFTQADGRVRFGDNLPPAFRHALAHLG
- the eutC gene encoding ethanolamine ammonia-lyase subunit EutC, with amino-acid sequence MDKKTVDSQNPWLELRRLTPARIALGRTGTSLPTQAQLDFQYAHAQARDAVHLAFDHQGIRAQLTERGRNSLLLHSAASDRNSYLQRPDLGRRLDEASVQALDDYAAAHPGGVGLAIVVADGLSALAVHRHTLPFLARLEEQIAVDGWSVSPVILVEQGRVAVADEVAERLGAKMSVILIGERPGLSSPDSLGLYFTYNPKVGLTDAYRNCISNVRLEGLSYGMAAHRLVYLMREACRRQLSGVNLKDEAQVHTLESENGAYMKGNFLLMPPQS
- a CDS encoding GNAT family N-acetyltransferase; its protein translation is MRIIQATLEHLDLLTPLFVKYREFYGSLPYPDSSRAFLEKRLRRKESVIYLALPDDDDSKLLGFCQLYPSFSSLSLKRVWILNDIYVAEDARRQLVADHLIRTAKKMAKETNAVRMRVSTSSNNEVAQKTYESIGFKEDTEFKNYVLPIGEDFT
- a CDS encoding DedA family protein yields the protein MDFNPLDLILHLDVYLDMLVTNYGTWVYAILFLVIFCETGLVVTPFLPGDSLLFIAGAVAAGGAMDPLLLGGLLMLAAILGDSTNYLIGRTAGEKLFSNPNSKIFRRDYLQQTHDFYDKHGGKTVTLARFLPIIRTFAPFVAGVGKMPYARFFGFSVLGTILWVGGLVTLGYFFGNVPFIKKNLSLLVVGIILVSLLPMIISLVRSKLGQRASKA
- a CDS encoding zinc-dependent peptidase, whose translation is MWSLSNWRRQRTLAKYPVAEDTWQRVRHHLSLLDGISAAEDQWLREACVLFLQDKHLTALPGVELHQEQRLLLAAQAQLPLMHLGELNWYQGFHEIVLYPDDFLSPQRHRDASGIEHEWDGEHSGEAWPQGPIILAWDGVLASGGWDGYNLVIHELAHKLDMLNGDANGLPPLHADMRVSDWAEAMQQAFDDLNRQLDHNPDAETVIDPYAAENPAEFFAVTSEYFFSAPDLLHQAYPKVYAQLKAFYRQDPLARLRQRQAEDPVYQASYQSL
- the ppa gene encoding inorganic diphosphatase, with translation MSYSKIPAGKDLPNDIYVAIEIPANHAPIKYEIDKDSDCLFVDRFMATPMFYPANYGYIPNTLADDGDPLDVLVVTPYPVAPGSVIRARPVGILNMTDDGGGDAKVIAVPHDKLSQLYVDVKEYTDLPALLIQQIEHFFANYKDLEKGKWVKIEGWAGADAAREAITKSVAAYKG
- a CDS encoding helix-turn-helix transcriptional regulator encodes the protein MKILSSGDRFRALLKEANIRSADFAKLYGVKSQHVNNWFNRGIPPGRIHSIAGLLTVSPQWLAHGEGPQTPLGLGPGTTYDAAEVQGVYSVAETQDIELPFYTEAPIATGSSKTHITEIPDQSIRLPRSHLESLEINPSDAICTTMVGDSMAERIEDGSILAIDRGLTQVIDGQIYALEHDGMLRIKYLHRIPGNRLRLRSHNSTAYPDEVFSAEQIDAQNIRVLGWVFWWSTLNKQRPQVFD
- a CDS encoding restriction endonuclease-like protein; this encodes MPLLLQVTGLGWKIEVIGKLPNLPPFIPVSPQFAIEADGAVAIEVLDAKTGKMRVVSPGELIEPLFFEAVAYDIHFEKSDPAAVLRLPPGAEARRLREDSEHHLLNFGNNVGFVDLLVFSNSGVVKLRLEVFSRKADYRTDYVQMRSDVSSMLRNLAMAASAKTYGMAAPARDHYPTLVEWFSLLQSHFDEFIKLTSAIAKKPHSGLAIKAVRKDTERARRVSRQAIGKALRRENGGAAIPSLDIALPRRIQESVASITFDTPENRYYKALISATYRNIRALSKEDESGDEDADRFSDRKFFDSIRPMLKSMERQLEAASKTPFLGQVKVVMPVQPQSMVFHKHPLYSKFDKLCRLLNGGLSFAGETIPIGVKETSLLYEYWCFLRIVALLRVRFDLVSQSVVKVNRLRTTIALSKGKSSAMKFVHKATGKPLYLVYNRLFNRLPTIAQKPDNVIQFASDTQFYIFDAKYRIQFDRDYMAQYGGPGPTTDDVNTMHRYRDAIAIPHPMHPDKYLQGVVTGAVVLFPYPYEEAYRSHRFCKSIGQVEIGGLPFLPGSTTLVAEKIEALLVSLGY